ACGCCCGAGAGTCCCAGCTCCCGCACGACCTCCCACATCAGCCAGATCGACTCCGCGTCTATGAGCGGGTCCTTTGATCCCAGCACCTCGTAATCGACCTGGTGGAACTGGCGGAGCCTGCCCTTCTGCACGTTCTCGGCGCGGAACATCGGCCCGTGGGTCCAGAGCTTGAGGGGCGCCGGAAGCTGCCTCAGTCCGTTTTGCAGGTACGCCCGCACGATGCTCGCCGTCCCCTCGGGCCGCAGGACGTATCCGCCGTGATCCCCAAAGTAGTACACGGTGAACATCTCCTTGCGGACGATATCGGTCGAGCCTCCCACCCCCCGCCGCACGAGTTCGGCCTCCTCGAAGAGGGGCGTCGCGATGAATTCTGCCCCCGCCCGCTCCATCACGCGCCGGGCCGTGTCCTGCACGAATGCAAAGGCCGAGGCCTTGACGTCGAGGCTGAGTTTGGGAGAACCCTCCGGGAGGTGGTCCTGGGTGCCTTTGGGGCGTTGGAGCGCCATAACCCCGGGAGTGTAGCAGCCGGCGACCAGCTTCCAGCCGCCAACACAGGAGCACTGCCCCAGCGAAGGCCGGGGCAGTGCTCCTGTGCTGGCGGTGCTCTACTGTCTTACGCTGTACGGCAACCCGGTCGATTGCTTTCCACTGACCTCCACGAACAGCCACGAGCCGCCGACTGGCGCGTCTGCCGGGATGGTCAGCACGATCTCGCCGTCGGTCCACGACCGCACAGCGGAAGCAGGGAAGAGGTAGCCGCCCTGCCCTGAGGCGTCGGCGCCCAAGCGGACCCGGCCGCTGGCGGGGCCCCCGAGGTACCGGCCCTGCACGGTGAGGGTGCCCCCCCGTGCAGCGGGCTCGGAGAGCTTGATGAGGACGGGTGTGACCGTCACACCCACGGCCACCGAGGAGCGCGGCGCGCACGATGCCAGCGCACCCGCGAACAGTAAAGAAGCAAAGAAGAAACGCACCATAGCCTGGCCTCCGTGGGGGCAGTCTAATGAGCCCCAAATGACGGGTCAAACCACCCCCCCCAGTGCCGAGCCCGGTTCGGCCCCTCTCGCTGCCCTGGCCGGCAAGCGGGTCCTGCTTGTCTTCAACCCCAGGAGCGGCCAGGGCGAGAGCACCCTCCCCGACTTCATCACCCGGCTGGGGGAGGGGGGCGCCCTGGTCACCGCCCGCGAACTCACCCAGGGCACGCCCCTCGCCGAAGCCATCACCGACCTCACCGACTTCGATGTCCTCGTTGCGGCGGGCGGTGACGGCACGGTCAGTGCGCTCGCCTACGCCGCGCGGTACAGGGACGTGCCGGTGCTCGCGTACCCGGCGGGCACGGCGAACCTGATCGCGCAAAACCTCGACCTGCCCCGCGACCCTGCCGCGCTCGCCGCCGTCGTCGCGGGTGGGA
This Deinococcus aestuarii DNA region includes the following protein-coding sequences:
- a CDS encoding IPT/TIG domain-containing protein, with the protein product MVRFFFASLLFAGALASCAPRSSVAVGVTVTPVLIKLSEPAARGGTLTVQGRYLGGPASGRVRLGADASGQGGYLFPASAVRSWTDGEIVLTIPADAPVGGSWLFVEVSGKQSTGLPYSVRQ